In the Topomyia yanbarensis strain Yona2022 chromosome 3, ASM3024719v1, whole genome shotgun sequence genome, one interval contains:
- the LOC131690217 gene encoding protein inturned: MNPSQRSSYNKHSNSLSASQEVEGDEQVWTDDQSNISSDCSHSSYISRTHEWSPFIADNSLFYVKFDLVYHSKPIIFDDDLFFRNEYKRLSIRKKENILSKFGQREKNKHKLFKVSVIDTIKKEQLNGLNKEIIISIAPKKNTVLKDILPLTETILGITTSLFPDGRKLMVDKIKDYSVFNRGKLVKSKDWIKSIDTEIVTVDNLESLLESSTKIPTIIKITFFEMVEHDIANAIEIKITSLMDLIQSQETLFNKDDIQTMSSNDLIFSMIYISNEYTQNDELDVKFCYPARDNNPLYNSKGSFVTLNSIFNSSFETKTLMTNLKIRNVLYYTTYNFFEDGILLFGFNSKYSSLFSVKQKSEQICRLLNILYHDSSIIFNKPVELQTELMQLCELIRHSIKTHRSLDKFEKTFHQPHFIPLPKEIQLRIDDALGELEAMDYRNWNDELVDLFCDVTIIGCCLYYNQYLVCSHINGSFLMDVEAVLKNFGIFEVISTTNIKNLAIWRKFYPTEYCEYKFHESNDAYLMLVCIGHLLMVVILEVPINTNHNKSLSRYIDEIQDMLEYFKSTGIENLVRIWIDSNRRPQCISTSASKQECTVEEQRTTTRNHDEESNASSSIKNHPLKEDGINDHDDDDDSDWGHSLDSSQRSSSFDINEISENRCKEFSELIPSMLTFGSENLLYYFVQLENGDGIFLAPVLSSTNVKHDTIMNTFRKTSTLIHNTLQNTKRFRDLLSNDSNKVASTHRSLVAIKEQGMLMSVPKETTPSERIEFWVLGRLFNTPPRELYVCHRADAPQNMIELAFRICLTCAG; the protein is encoded by the exons ATGAATCCCAGTCAACGTTCCTCGTACAACAAACACTCAAATTCGCTTTCTGCATCGCAGGAAGTTGAAGGAGATGAACAG GTGTGGACCGATGATCAATCCAATATTTCTTCCGATTGTAGTCACAGCAGTTATATCTCGCGTACGCATGAATGGAGCCCGTTTATTGCGGATAATTCCTTGTTTTATGTAAAGTTTGATTTGGTTTACCATTCAAAACCGATTATATTCGACGATGATTTATTTTTTCGAAATGAGTATAAAAGATTGTCCATCCGGAAGAAGGAGAATATATTGTCCAAGTTTGGTCAAAGGGAAAAGAATAAACACAAACTTTTCAAAGTAAGCGTAATTGACACTATTAAGAAGGAACAGTTGAATGGACTTAACAAGGAAATTATTATCAGTATTGCACCGAAGAAAAATACCGTTCTTAAAGATATACTTCCCTTGACCGAAACTATACTCGGCATTACCACATCATTGTTTCCGGATGGAAGAAAACTAATGGTTGATAAGATAAAGGACTATTCAGTATTCAACAGAGGAAAACTTGTAAAATCAAAAGATTGGATTAAATCTATTGACACTGAGATTGTAACTGTAGACAACTTGGAATCCCTGCTAGAAAGTTCTACCAAAATTCCCACCATCATCAAAATTACGTTTTTCGAAATGGTTGAGCATGACATCGCAAATGCGATTGAAATTAAGATAACAAGTCTGATGGATTTGATTCAAAGTCAAGAGACGCTCTTCAATAAAGACGACATACAGACCATGAGTAGTAATGATTTGATTTTCAGTATGATTTACATCTCAAACGAATATACTCAAAACGACGAACTGGACGTAAAGTTTTGCTATCCAGCAAGAGATAATAATCCACTCTACAATTCCAAAGGAAGTTTTGTTACATTGAATTCAATATTCAACTCATCTTTCGAAACAAAAACCCTAATGACAAATTTGAAAATCCGGAACGTCCTTTACTACACGACgtacaactttttcgaagatgGTATTCTATTGTTTGGATTTAACTCGAAATACTCTTCTTTATTTTCGGTAAAACAAAAAAGCGAGCAAATCTGCCGACTACTGAACATTCTATATCACGATAGctcaattattttcaataaacCGGTGGAACTTCAAACTGAATTGATGCAGCTGTGCGAGTTAATACGCCATTCCATAAAAACTCACAGGAGTCTAGATAagtttgaaaaaacttttcatcaGCCACATTTCATCCCTTTGCCTAAGGAAATTCAGCTTCGAATCGACGATGCCTTAGGAGAACTAGAGGCGATGGACTATCGCAACTGGAACGATGAATTGGTGGATTTATTCTGCGATGTAACGATCATCGGATGCTGTCTCTATTACAATCAATATCTGGTATGCTCACATATAAATGGATCTTTTTTGATGGACGTTGAGGCcgtattaaaaaatttcggcaTATTTGAAGTTATTTCGACTACGAATATAAAAAATCTTGCTATTTGGCGTAAATTTTACCCCACAGAATACTGCGAATACAAATTTCACGAATCAAACGACGCCTATCTCATGCTGGTCTGTATTGGTCACCTGTTGATGGTTGTTATTTTAGAAGTTCCCATCAATACAAACCACAACAAATCACTTTCGCGttatattgatgaaatacaGGACATGCTAGAATATTTCAAATCAACTGGTATTGAGAATCTTGTTAGAATTTGGATCGATTCTAACCGTCGACCACAGTGTATCTCTACGTCCGCCTCCAAGCAGGAATGTACAGTAGAAGAACAACGTACGACAACAAGAAACCACGATGAAGAATCGAACGCTTCCAGTTCTATTAAGAATCATCCCCTGAAGGAAGACGGTATCAACGaccacgatgatgatgatgattccGATTGGGGCCATAGCTTGGACAGCAGCCAGAGAAGCAGTAGTTTCGATATCAACGAAATTTCTGAAAACCGCTGTAAGGAATTTTCCGAACTTATTCCTAGTATGTTGACGTTTGGCAGCGAGAACCTCCTCTACTACTTCGTTCAACTGGAAAATGGAGACGGCATATTCTTAGCTCCTGTGCTTAGTTCCACGAATGTAAAACACGATACAATCATGAACACATTTCGAAAAACTAGTACATTAATCCACAATACATTACAAAACACAAAAAGATTTCGCGATTTACTTTCAAATGACTCGAACAAAGTTGCAAGCACCCATCGATCATTGGTAGCAATTAAAGAACAAGGAATGCTAATGTCTGTCCCAAAAGAAACTACACCCAGTGAAAGAATCGAATTTTGGGTGCTTGGAAGACTATTTAATACGCCACCTAGGGAATTATACGTTTGTCATCGGGCGGATGCGCCGCAGAATATGATAGAACTTGCATTTCGAATCTGTTTAACGTGCGCAGGATGA